Proteins encoded in a region of the Orcinus orca chromosome X, mOrcOrc1.1, whole genome shotgun sequence genome:
- the NXT2 gene encoding NTF2-related export protein 2 isoform X1: MRKSSSSSSSQGDRERHQGDRERHQGDRGDAYEQPHTSHGRQESRTRRDSGNPAEEAAGTTPMARPMDFKIYVDQACKAAEEFVNIYYETMDKRRQALTRLYLDKATLVWNGNVVTGLEALTKFFDVLPSSEFQVNMLDCQPVHEQATQAQATVLVVTSGTVKFDGNRQHYFNQNFLLTAQSTADNIVWKIASDCFRFQDWESS; the protein is encoded by the exons ATGAGAAAATCCAGCAGCAGCTCGTCGTCtcaaggagacagagaaagacaccaaggagacagagaaagacaccaaGGAGACAGAGGTGATGCTTATGAGCAGCCACACACCAGCCATGGGCG GCAAGAGAGCAGGACACGACGGGACTCAGGGAATCCGGCGGAAGAGGCTGCTGGCACCACCCCGATGGCCAGGCCCATG gattttaaaatttatgtagatCAGGCATGCAAAGCTGCTGAGGAATTTGTCAATATTTACTATGAGACAATGGACAAGAGAAGACAG gcaCTAACCAGGCTGTATCTGGACAAGGCCACCTTAGTATGGAATGGAAATGTTGTAACAGGGCTGGAAGCCCTAACTAAGTTTTTTGACGTGTTGCCTTCTAGTGAGTTTCAGGTCAATATGCTAGATTGCCAGCCAGTTCATG AGCAAGCTACTCAGGCCCAGGCTACAGTTCTTGTGGTGACCAGTGGAACTGTGAAGTTTGATGGAAACAGACAACACTACTTCAACCAGAACTTCCTGCTGACTGCTCAGTCTACTGCTGACAATATCGTGTGGAAGATTGCAAGCGACTGCTTCCGTTTTCAAGATTGGGAAAGTAGTTAA
- the NXT2 gene encoding NTF2-related export protein 2 isoform X2, with amino-acid sequence MARPMDFKIYVDQACKAAEEFVNIYYETMDKRRQALTRLYLDKATLVWNGNVVTGLEALTKFFDVLPSSEFQVNMLDCQPVHEQATQAQATVLVVTSGTVKFDGNRQHYFNQNFLLTAQSTADNIVWKIASDCFRFQDWESS; translated from the exons ATGGCCAGGCCCATG gattttaaaatttatgtagatCAGGCATGCAAAGCTGCTGAGGAATTTGTCAATATTTACTATGAGACAATGGACAAGAGAAGACAG gcaCTAACCAGGCTGTATCTGGACAAGGCCACCTTAGTATGGAATGGAAATGTTGTAACAGGGCTGGAAGCCCTAACTAAGTTTTTTGACGTGTTGCCTTCTAGTGAGTTTCAGGTCAATATGCTAGATTGCCAGCCAGTTCATG AGCAAGCTACTCAGGCCCAGGCTACAGTTCTTGTGGTGACCAGTGGAACTGTGAAGTTTGATGGAAACAGACAACACTACTTCAACCAGAACTTCCTGCTGACTGCTCAGTCTACTGCTGACAATATCGTGTGGAAGATTGCAAGCGACTGCTTCCGTTTTCAAGATTGGGAAAGTAGTTAA
- the NXT2 gene encoding NTF2-related export protein 2 isoform X3, with translation MDKRRQALTRLYLDKATLVWNGNVVTGLEALTKFFDVLPSSEFQVNMLDCQPVHEQATQAQATVLVVTSGTVKFDGNRQHYFNQNFLLTAQSTADNIVWKIASDCFRFQDWESS, from the exons ATGGACAAGAGAAGACAG gcaCTAACCAGGCTGTATCTGGACAAGGCCACCTTAGTATGGAATGGAAATGTTGTAACAGGGCTGGAAGCCCTAACTAAGTTTTTTGACGTGTTGCCTTCTAGTGAGTTTCAGGTCAATATGCTAGATTGCCAGCCAGTTCATG AGCAAGCTACTCAGGCCCAGGCTACAGTTCTTGTGGTGACCAGTGGAACTGTGAAGTTTGATGGAAACAGACAACACTACTTCAACCAGAACTTCCTGCTGACTGCTCAGTCTACTGCTGACAATATCGTGTGGAAGATTGCAAGCGACTGCTTCCGTTTTCAAGATTGGGAAAGTAGTTAA